A single genomic interval of Parvularcula marina harbors:
- a CDS encoding tRNA-binding protein: MHLIHDPAAPPLPIVEFDEFLKLDIRVGTVIEAADFPEARKPALKLQIDFGDGVGVKKSSVQITEHYQPEELIGRQVMAVVNFAPRQIGPVRSEVLTLGFADRDGHIILGGADKPVPNGARLA; this comes from the coding sequence ATGCATCTGATCCATGATCCTGCGGCCCCTCCTCTGCCGATCGTCGAGTTTGACGAGTTCCTCAAACTCGATATCCGCGTCGGCACGGTGATCGAGGCGGCGGACTTCCCCGAAGCGCGCAAGCCAGCGCTCAAGCTGCAAATCGATTTCGGCGACGGCGTCGGGGTGAAGAAAAGCTCCGTGCAGATCACCGAGCACTATCAGCCGGAAGAGCTGATCGGCCGTCAGGTCATGGCCGTCGTCAATTTCGCGCCGCGTCAGATCGGCCCGGTCCGCTCCGAAGTGCTGACACTGGGTTTTGCAGATCGCGACGGACACATTATCCTCGGGGGCGCCGACAAGCCTGTCCCGAATGGAGCCCGTCTCGCATGA
- a CDS encoding GNAT family N-acetyltransferase, translating to MSAKQITRSAPERHKVTITYLEQTRPPQPHAVARPAANVAILRCETPPVDFYRHLYNAVGEPHKWVSRRYLEDDILKTLIHAETVRIYVLYTDGWPAGFAEIDLAKPETPVIRFYGIVPEAQRQGLGRWFFHEILGLIWAEGPKSVRIDTCSMDSPSALRLYQRAGFDVIGQEAGLIEWYG from the coding sequence ATGAGTGCCAAGCAGATCACACGGTCCGCGCCCGAACGCCACAAGGTGACCATCACCTATCTGGAGCAGACGCGCCCGCCCCAGCCCCACGCCGTGGCGCGCCCGGCGGCGAATGTCGCGATCCTGCGTTGTGAGACCCCGCCGGTTGATTTCTACCGTCATCTCTACAACGCCGTTGGCGAGCCGCATAAATGGGTCAGCCGCCGTTATCTTGAGGATGATATCCTCAAAACCCTGATCCATGCCGAGACGGTCAGGATTTACGTTCTTTACACTGATGGATGGCCGGCTGGCTTTGCCGAGATAGATCTCGCAAAGCCGGAGACTCCTGTTATCCGCTTTTACGGCATCGTGCCGGAAGCCCAGCGCCAGGGTCTTGGCCGCTGGTTCTTCCATGAAATTCTGGGGCTGATCTGGGCGGAGGGACCGAAATCCGTCCGTATCGATACCTGTTCAATGGACAGCCCTTCCGCCCTCCGGCTCTATCAGCGGGCCGGTTTCGACGTAATTGGCCAGGAGGCTGGCCTGATTGAGTGGTATGGATGA
- the metC gene encoding cystathionine beta-lyase, with protein MKGPTKDAHKGRPAEGVRMVNPAVECGSTVLFPDYASFRAQNRPWHYGRMGTPTHKALEESLGELEGAEHVSLTGSGLAACTLAILSVVKEGGHLLVTDSAYEPTRAFCDIYLKSLGIETTYFDPHADEAAIRELVRPNTQGIFCESPGSLTFEVQDIPAIVRGAGDIPVIVDNTYGAGVHYKPLELGAAISLQALTKYVGGHSDLLMGAVITRKDLATAVQRTARVLGISVSGKDASLAHRGLRTLHRRLDVHEASGLAVARWLEDRPEIASVLHPGLESHPGHALWARDGTGTNGLFSVIADWEDEATTGRFIDALHYFGLGYSWGGYESLCLPAWPAKVRSAVPWTETRQLLRFHIGLEDVSDLTTDLKNAFDMLKR; from the coding sequence ATGAAGGGACCGACAAAAGACGCCCATAAGGGCCGCCCGGCAGAAGGCGTCAGAATGGTCAACCCGGCGGTCGAGTGCGGCTCCACCGTTCTGTTTCCGGATTATGCGAGTTTTCGGGCGCAGAACCGCCCGTGGCATTATGGCCGGATGGGCACCCCGACGCATAAGGCGCTGGAAGAAAGCCTTGGCGAACTTGAAGGGGCCGAGCATGTCTCCCTGACGGGTTCAGGGCTTGCCGCCTGTACGCTTGCGATCCTCAGTGTCGTGAAGGAAGGCGGGCATCTGCTCGTCACCGACAGCGCCTATGAGCCGACCCGCGCCTTTTGCGATATCTATCTTAAATCGCTGGGCATCGAGACAACCTATTTCGACCCGCATGCGGATGAAGCCGCGATAAGGGAGTTGGTCCGCCCGAATACGCAAGGCATATTCTGTGAATCGCCGGGCTCGCTGACCTTTGAGGTCCAGGACATCCCCGCCATCGTGCGCGGCGCAGGCGATATCCCCGTGATCGTCGATAATACCTATGGCGCAGGGGTTCACTACAAACCGCTGGAGCTGGGCGCGGCGATCAGCCTTCAGGCGCTGACAAAATATGTCGGCGGGCATTCGGACCTCCTTATGGGGGCCGTCATTACCCGGAAGGATCTGGCAACTGCCGTGCAGCGCACCGCGCGGGTGCTCGGCATCTCCGTTTCCGGCAAGGATGCCTCCCTCGCCCATCGAGGCCTGCGCACCCTTCACCGGCGGCTTGATGTCCATGAGGCGAGCGGCCTTGCCGTCGCCCGCTGGCTGGAGGACAGGCCCGAAATCGCCTCAGTCCTTCATCCAGGGCTTGAGAGCCATCCCGGTCATGCCCTCTGGGCCCGTGATGGGACGGGTACGAATGGTCTTTTCTCGGTGATTGCCGACTGGGAAGACGAAGCGACGACCGGCCGGTTCATCGATGCACTTCATTACTTCGGGCTCGGCTATAGCTGGGGCGGGTATGAGAGCCTGTGCCTGCCCGCCTGGCCCGCCAAAGTCAGAAGCGCCGTGCCGTGGACAGAGACTCGCCAGCTCCTGCGCTTCCATATCGGTCTTGAAGACGTCTCGGACTTGACGACAGACCTCAAAAACGCCTTCGATATGCTCAAACGATAA
- a CDS encoding anhydro-N-acetylmuramic acid kinase produces the protein MDREEMHRLTAIGLMAGTSLDGVDVAVLRTDGETVHKWGPAMSFPYDAPTRATIISATKAALEGREEANDIAVAGNMVTSAHIEAVRNFLSETGLRRDEIDVIGFHGQTILHRPPLDASSIGRTWQIGGGGIIAEELGIDVVDQFRQADMAAGGEGAPFAPIYHAALVEACEFDGAVAVLNLGGVANITYVPADRDPMGLVAFDCGPGNGLIDEWMVRHTGHHMDEDGALAASGSVDDEVLRMMALNPYLKRKAPKSLDRYDFKLKAADHLSPPDGAATLTAFSAECVARSVALLPEAPAYWVACGGGRHNPVLMAELGRRLEGQVLVAEEAGWRGDMIEAEAFAYLAVRSLRKLPLSFPKTTRVPQPLSGGSYHRKPVNL, from the coding sequence ATGGATCGTGAAGAGATGCACAGGCTGACGGCTATCGGGCTCATGGCAGGCACGTCACTCGATGGGGTGGACGTGGCCGTCCTGCGCACAGATGGCGAAACCGTCCACAAATGGGGACCGGCCATGTCCTTCCCCTATGATGCGCCAACACGCGCGACGATCATTTCCGCAACAAAGGCGGCGCTTGAAGGCCGCGAAGAGGCCAATGACATCGCGGTGGCCGGAAATATGGTGACCAGCGCGCATATCGAGGCGGTGCGGAATTTCCTTTCCGAGACTGGCCTGCGGCGCGACGAAATCGATGTGATCGGCTTTCACGGCCAGACGATTCTGCATCGCCCGCCGCTCGATGCGTCCTCTATCGGCCGTACCTGGCAGATTGGCGGCGGCGGTATCATCGCGGAGGAGTTAGGTATCGATGTCGTCGACCAGTTCCGGCAGGCGGATATGGCCGCTGGTGGCGAGGGCGCGCCTTTCGCGCCGATCTATCACGCGGCGCTTGTGGAGGCATGCGAGTTCGATGGCGCCGTGGCGGTGCTCAATCTCGGCGGAGTCGCGAATATCACTTATGTCCCGGCGGATCGTGATCCGATGGGCCTCGTTGCTTTTGACTGCGGGCCCGGCAACGGGCTGATCGATGAATGGATGGTACGGCACACCGGCCATCATATGGATGAGGACGGCGCGCTTGCGGCGTCAGGTTCGGTCGATGACGAAGTCCTCCGGATGATGGCGCTTAATCCCTATCTCAAACGAAAAGCGCCCAAATCGCTCGACCGGTATGATTTCAAACTCAAAGCGGCGGACCATCTTTCTCCGCCGGATGGGGCGGCAACGCTGACGGCGTTCTCGGCGGAATGTGTGGCCCGTTCCGTAGCGCTGCTGCCCGAGGCGCCAGCCTATTGGGTTGCCTGCGGCGGGGGGCGGCACAATCCGGTCCTGATGGCAGAGCTTGGACGCCGTCTCGAAGGCCAGGTGCTGGTGGCAGAAGAAGCCGGCTGGCGCGGTGACATGATCGAGGCGGAGGCGTTTGCCTATCTTGCGGTCCGCTCGCTCCGCAAACTGCCCTTGAGTTTCCCGAAAACAACGCGCGTGCCCCAGCCCCTATCGGGCGGCAGCTATCACCGGAAGCCGGTCAATCTTTAG
- the tyrS gene encoding tyrosine--tRNA ligase: MSEYKSDFLRILEERGFIHQITHPEALDAAAQKGPLTAYIGFDATADSLHAGSLVQIMMLYWFQQTGHKPIALMGGGTTKIGDPSGKDTQRKLLSDADIEANINGIKRAFEHFLTFGDGPTDAIMVNNDEWLSELSYIQFLRDFGVHFTINRMLTFDSVKLRLEREQPLTFLEFNYMLMQAYDFFELNERYGCALQMGGSDQWGNIVNGVELCRRIAATEEEGKSRDVIGLTTPLLTTASGKKMGKTESGAVWLNADRLSPYDYWQYWRNTEDADVGTMLRRFTVLPMDEVRRLEALEGAEINEAKKILATEATAMLHGRAAAESAAETAKATFEQGAAAGDLPTKDVAAGDLAGGVPLLDPYIDLGLIASKGEGRRHIKGGALKVNDAPLAEERTLTSGDVIDGQIKLSVGKKKHGLLKVIS; this comes from the coding sequence ATGTCTGAATACAAGTCCGATTTCCTGCGCATCCTCGAAGAGCGCGGATTTATCCACCAGATCACGCACCCCGAGGCGCTGGATGCGGCCGCGCAAAAGGGGCCGCTGACGGCATATATCGGCTTTGATGCGACGGCAGACAGTCTGCATGCGGGCAGCCTCGTCCAGATCATGATGCTCTACTGGTTCCAGCAGACGGGCCATAAACCGATTGCCCTGATGGGCGGAGGCACGACCAAGATCGGCGACCCCTCCGGCAAGGACACGCAGCGCAAGCTGCTCAGCGATGCCGATATCGAGGCGAATATCAACGGCATCAAGCGCGCCTTTGAGCATTTCCTGACCTTCGGTGACGGGCCGACCGACGCGATCATGGTCAATAATGACGAATGGCTGTCGGAGCTCTCCTATATCCAGTTCCTGCGGGATTTCGGGGTGCACTTCACGATCAACCGCATGCTGACCTTTGATTCGGTGAAGCTGCGGCTCGAGCGTGAGCAGCCGCTCACATTCCTCGAATTCAACTACATGCTGATGCAGGCCTATGACTTCTTCGAGCTGAATGAGCGCTATGGCTGCGCCCTACAAATGGGCGGCTCGGATCAGTGGGGCAATATCGTCAATGGGGTCGAGCTTTGCCGCCGGATTGCCGCCACGGAAGAGGAAGGCAAGTCGCGCGATGTGATCGGGCTGACGACACCGCTTCTGACCACCGCGTCGGGCAAGAAAATGGGCAAGACCGAGAGCGGCGCCGTGTGGCTGAATGCCGACCGGCTCTCACCATACGATTACTGGCAATATTGGCGGAATACGGAAGATGCCGATGTCGGCACCATGCTGCGCCGCTTCACTGTCCTGCCGATGGATGAGGTCCGCCGTCTCGAAGCGCTTGAAGGCGCCGAGATCAATGAGGCGAAAAAGATCCTCGCCACCGAAGCAACCGCCATGCTGCATGGTCGCGCGGCGGCAGAAAGCGCAGCTGAAACCGCGAAAGCGACGTTCGAACAGGGCGCGGCCGCAGGCGATCTTCCGACCAAGGATGTTGCGGCAGGCGACCTTGCTGGCGGCGTGCCGCTGCTTGATCCCTATATCGATCTCGGACTGATTGCCTCGAAGGGTGAAGGCCGCCGGCATATCAAGGGCGGTGCCCTGAAGGTGAATGATGCGCCCCTTGCAGAGGAACGCACCCTCACCTCTGGCGATGTGATTGACGGGCAGATCAAGCTGTCTGTCGGCAAGAAGAAGCACGGTCTTCTCAAGGTGATCTCATGA
- a CDS encoding 50S ribosomal protein L11 methyltransferase gives MSGETERLAWRGDRASLQLAELRLTEVMFPPADAVSLIKEDPTEEDGESGWVLQAYFETLPDMAVVNSALDGLALDTPERETLEDRDWVAEALEGLGVVEAGAFLLYGSHDADKIEGRDGLPLLVEANRAFGTGHHPTTSGCLVALTGLRDLAPEKVLDVGTGSGVLAMAARRLWETADILGTDIDAPSVAIALENAHDNGIEDIRFFEAAGIPEEVAEDGPFDLILANILAEPLMMLAPDIAANLSENGRVVLAGLLARQEDGVIDAYKAAGLNVITRVDDATWPVLVVGR, from the coding sequence ATGAGCGGTGAAACAGAACGCCTCGCCTGGCGCGGGGATCGTGCAAGCCTTCAGCTGGCGGAATTACGGCTGACCGAGGTCATGTTCCCGCCCGCCGACGCGGTCTCCCTCATCAAGGAAGACCCGACCGAAGAGGACGGTGAGTCAGGCTGGGTGCTGCAGGCCTATTTCGAGACCCTGCCCGATATGGCGGTCGTGAATTCAGCGCTTGACGGGCTGGCCCTTGATACGCCGGAACGCGAAACACTCGAAGACCGCGACTGGGTCGCCGAAGCGCTCGAAGGACTCGGCGTCGTCGAAGCGGGCGCCTTCCTTCTTTACGGCTCTCATGATGCAGACAAGATCGAAGGCCGCGACGGGCTCCCCCTTCTCGTGGAAGCAAACCGCGCATTCGGGACCGGCCATCATCCGACGACATCCGGCTGCCTTGTGGCGCTGACGGGCCTGCGCGATCTTGCGCCTGAAAAAGTGCTAGATGTCGGCACGGGCTCAGGCGTTCTTGCCATGGCGGCACGGCGGCTCTGGGAAACGGCCGATATTCTGGGAACGGATATTGATGCGCCCTCCGTCGCCATTGCGCTCGAGAATGCGCATGACAATGGCATTGAGGATATCCGCTTTTTCGAGGCCGCAGGCATCCCTGAAGAAGTCGCCGAAGACGGCCCCTTCGATCTCATCCTTGCCAACATCCTCGCAGAGCCCTTGATGATGCTGGCCCCGGATATCGCTGCAAACTTGTCAGAGAACGGACGGGTCGTCCTCGCGGGCCTTCTTGCCCGGCAGGAAGACGGCGTGATCGATGCCTATAAGGCCGCAGGGCTCAACGTCATAACCCGCGTCGATGATGCGACCTGGCCGGTGCTGGTGGTAGGACGGTAA
- a CDS encoding endonuclease domain-containing protein, which produces MLREKGARPEIDRARMLRQTLPEAEVILWNGLRRKALGYRFRRQHPIGPYIVDFYSAEVRLCVEVDGGSHFTDEHALRYDEQRSKFLEENGYEVVRLMNDEVRSGLHDALQAIRQRCDELNQMKQCES; this is translated from the coding sequence GTGTTGAGGGAGAAGGGCGCGCGTCCAGAAATCGACAGGGCACGCATGCTTCGGCAAACGCTGCCGGAGGCTGAAGTCATTTTATGGAATGGCTTGAGGCGGAAGGCACTTGGCTACCGGTTCCGGCGACAGCACCCCATTGGTCCCTATATTGTCGACTTCTATAGTGCGGAGGTTCGGTTGTGCGTTGAAGTCGATGGAGGATCGCATTTCACGGATGAACACGCGTTGCGATATGATGAGCAGAGATCAAAGTTCCTTGAAGAGAATGGATATGAGGTTGTCCGATTAATGAATGACGAAGTTCGTTCTGGATTGCACGATGCTCTTCAGGCGATCCGTCAGCGATGCGATGAGCTCAATCAGATGAAACAATGTGAAAGCTAG